The Neovison vison isolate M4711 chromosome 13, ASM_NN_V1, whole genome shotgun sequence genome includes a region encoding these proteins:
- the VPS18 gene encoding vacuolar protein sorting-associated protein 18 homolog, translating into MASILDEYEDSLSRSAVLQPGCPSVGIPHSGYVNAQLEKEVPIFTKQRIDFTPSERITSLVVSCNQLCMSLGKDTLLRIDLGKANEPNHVELGRKDDAKVHKMFLDHTGSHLLIALSSTEVLYVNRNGQKVRPLARWKGQLVESVGWNKALGTESSTGPILVGTAQGQIFEAELSASEGGLFGPAPDLYFRPLYVLNEEGGPAPVCALEAERGPDGRGFVIATTRQRLFQFIGRAAEGAEVQGFSGLFAAYADHPPPFREFPSSLGYSELAFYTPKLRSAPRAFAWMMGDGVLYGALDCGRPDSLLSEERVWEYPEGVGPGASPPLAIVLTQFHFLLLLADRVEAVCTLTGQVVLRDHFLEKFGPLRHMVKDSSTGHLWAYTERAVFRYHVQREARDVWRTYLDMNRFDLAKEYCRERPDCLDTVLAREAEFCFRQRRYLESARCYALTQSYFEEIALKFLEARQEEALAEFLQRKLAGLKPAERTQATLLTTWLTELYLSRLGALQGDPEALSFYRETRERFRSFLSSPRHKEWLFASRASIHELLASHGDTEHMVYFAVIMQDYERVVAYHCQHEAYEEALAVLARHRDPQLFYKFSPILIRHIPRQLVDAWIEMGSRLDARQLIPALVNYSQGGEAQQVSQATRYMEFCVNVLGETEQAIHNYLLSLYARSQPASLLAYLEQAGASPHRVHYDLKYALRLCAEHGHHRACVHVYKVLELYEEAVDLALQVDVDLAKQCADLPEDDEELRKKLWLKIARHVVQEEEDVQTAMACLASCPLLKIEDVLPFFPDFVTIDHFKEAICSSLKAYNHHIQELQREMEEATASAQRIRRDLQELRGRYGTVEPQDKCATCDFPLLNRPFYLFLCGHMFHADCLLQAVRPGLPAYKQARLEELQRKLGAAPAPAKGSTRTKEAEAGAAAAGPSREQLKADLDELVAAECVYCGELMIRSIDRPFIDPQRYEEEHLSWL; encoded by the exons ATGGCGTCCATCCTGGATGAATACGAGGATTCCCTGTCCCGCTCGGCCGTCTTGCAGCCTGGCTGCCCCAGCGTGGGCATCCCCCACTCCG GGTATGTGAATGCCCAGCTAGAGAAGGAAGTGCCCATTTTCACGAAGCAGCGCATTGACTTTACCCCTTCTGAGCGAATTACCAGTCTTGTTGTCTCCTGCAATCAGCTCTGCATGAGCCTGGGCAAGGATACACTACTCCG CATTGACCTGGGCAAGGCCAATGAACCCAACCACGTGGAGCTGGGGCGCAAGGATGATGCCAAGGTTCACAAGATGTTTCTGGACCACACTG GCTCTCACCTGCTGATTGCTCTGAGCAGCACTGAGGTCCTCTATGTGAATCGTAATGGGCAGAAGGTACGACCACTGGCACGCTGGAAGGGGCAGCTGGTGGAGAGTGTGGGCTGGAACAAGGCACTGGGCACCGAGAGCAGCACGGGTCCCATCCTGGTCGGCACCGCCCAAGGCCAGATCTTTGAAGCGGAGCTCTCAGCTAGCGAGGGTGGGCTTTTCGGCCCTGCGCCAGACCTCTACTTCCGCCCGTTGTACGTACTCAACGAAGAAGGGGGTCCAGCCCCTGTGTGTGCCCTCGAGGCTGAGCGAGGCCCTGATGGGCGTGGCTTTGTCATTGCCACCACCCGGCAGCGCCTCTTCCAGTTCATAGGGCGAGCAGCGGAGGGAGCCGAGGTTCAGGGCTTCTCTGGGCTCTTTGCTGCGTACGCGGACCACCCACCCCCATTCCGTGAGTTCCCCAGCAGTCTGGGCTACAGTGAATTGGCCTTCTATACCCCCAAGTTGCGCTCCGCACCGCGGGCCTTCGCCTGGATGATGGGGGATGGCGTGTTGTACGGAGCCCTGGACTGCGGGCGCCCcgattccctgctgagcgaggagcgaGTCTGGGAGTACCCAGAGGGGGTCGGTCCGGGAGCCAGCCCGCCCCTGGCTATCGTCCTGACCCAGTTCcacttcctgctgctgctggcgGACCGCGTGGAGGCGGTGTGCACGCTGACCGGGCAGGTGGTGCTACGGGATCACTTCCTGGAGAAGTTTGGGCCCCTGAGACACATGGTGAAGGACTCCTCCACAGGCCACCTGTGGGCCTACACCGAAAGGGCCGTCTTCCGCTACCACGTGCAGCGGGAGGCCCGGGACGTCTGGCGCACCTACCTGGACATGAACCGCTTTGACTTGGCCAAAGAGTACTGTCGAGAGCGGCCTGACTGCCTGGACACTGTCCTGGCCCGCGAGGCCGAGTTCTGCTTTCGCCAGCGTCGTTACCTGGAGAGTGCCCGCTGCTATGCCCTGACCCAGAGCTACTTTGAGGAGATTGCCCTGAAGTTCCTGGAGGCCCGTCAGGAGGAGGCCCTGGCTGAGTTTCTGCAGCGAAAACTGGCCGGTCTGAAGCCAGCCGAGCGCACCCAGGCCACGCTGCTTACCACCTGGCTCACGGAGCTTTACCTGAGCCGACTCGGGGCGCTGCAGGGTGATCCTGAGGCCCTGAGCTTCTACCGGGAGACCCGAGAGCGCTTCCGGTCCTTCCTCAGCAGCCCCCGCCACAAGGAGTGGCTCTTCGCCAGCCGGGCCTCCATCCACGAGCTGCTGGCCAGCCACGGGGACACGGAGCACATGGTGTACTTCGCTGTGATCATGCAGGATTACGAACGCGTGGTGGCATACCACTGCCAGCACGAGGCCTATGAGGAGGCCCTGGCTGTGCTCGCTCGCCACCGTGACCCCCAGCTCTTCTACAAGTTCTCGCCCATCCTCATCCGTCACATCCCTCGCCAGCTGGTGGACGCTTGGATTGAGATGGGCAGCCGGTTGGATGCCCGGCAGCTCATCCCTGCGCTGGTGAACTACAGCCAGGGTGGCGAGGCCCAGCAGGTGAGCCAGGCCACCCGATACATGGAGTTCTGCGTCAATGTGCTCGGGGAGACAGAGCAGGCGATTCACAATTACCTGCTGTCGCTGTATGCCCGCAGCCAGCCGGCCTCGCTGCTGGCGTACCTGGAGCAGGCAGGCGCCAGCCCACACCGCGTGCATTACGACCTCAAGTACGCACTGCGGCTCTGTGCAGAGCACGGCCACCACCGTGCCTGCGTTCACGTCTACAAGGTCCTGGAGCTGTATGAGGAGGCTGTGGACCTGGCCCTACAG GTGGACGTGGACCTGGCCAAGCAGTGTGCCGACTTGCCGGAGGACGACGAGGAGCTGCGTAAGAAGCTGTGGCTGAAGATCGCTCGGCACGTGgtacaggaggaggaggacgtgCAGACGGCCATGGCCTGCCTGGCCAGCTGCCCCCTGCTCAAGATCGAGGACGTGCTGCCCTTCTTTCCGGACTTTGTCACCATCGACCACTTCAAGGAGGCCATCTGCAGCTCTCTCAAGGCCTACAACCACCACATCCAGGAGCTGCAGCGGGAGATGGAAGAGGCCACAGCCAGCGCCCAGCGTATCCGGCGAGACCTGCAGGAGCTGCGGGGCCGCTACGGCACAGTGGAGCCCCAGGACAAGTGTGCCACCTGCGACTTCCCCCTGCTCAACCGCCCTTTTTACCTTTTCCTCTGCGGCCACATGTTCCATGCTGACTGCTTGCTGCAGGCCGTGCGGCCTGGCCTGCCGGCCTACAAGCAGGCCCGGCTCGAGGAGTTGCAGCGGAAGTTGGGAGCTGCTCCAGCCCCTGCCAAGGGCTCCACCCGCACCAAGGAAGCCGAGGCAGGGGCTGCTGCGGCGGGGCCTAGTCGGGAACAGCTCAAGGCTGACCTCGATGAACTGGTGGCCGCCGAGTGTGTGTACTGTGGGGAGCTAATGATCCGCTCCATTGACCGGCCCTTCATTGACCCCCAGCGCTATGAGGAGGAGCACCTCAGCTGGCTGTAG
- the RHOV gene encoding rho-related GTP-binding protein RhoV: MPPRELSEAESSPLRASTPPPRRGSAPPELGIKCVLVGDGAVGKSSLIVSYTCNGYPARYRPTALDTFSVQVLVDGAPVRIELWDTAGQEDFDRLRSLCYPDTDVFLACFSVVQPSSFQNITEKWLPEIRTHNPQAPVLLVGTQADLRDDVNVLIQLDQGGREGPVPQPQAQGLAEKIRASCYLECSALTQKNLKEVFDSAILSAIEHKARLEKKLNAKGVRTLSRCRWKKFFCFV, from the exons ATGCCCCCGCGGGAGCTGAGCGAGGCCGAGTCGTCCCCGCTCCGGGCCTCGACCCCTCCCCCGCGGCGGGGCAGCGCGCCCCCGGAGCTGGGCATCAAGTGTGTGCTGGTGGGCGACGGCGCCGTGGGCAAGAGCAGCCTCATCGTCAGCTACACCTGCAATGGATACCCCGCGCGCTACCGGCCCACAGCGCTGGACACCTTCTCCG TGCAAGTCCTGGTGGATGGAGCGCCGGTGCGCATTGAGCTCTGGGACACAGCGGGACAG GAAGACTTTGACCGCCTTCGCTCTCTCTGCTACCCGGATACCGATGTCTTCTTGGCCTGCTTCAGCGTGGTGCAGCCCAGCTCTTTCCAGAACATCACAGAGAAATGGCTGCCGGAGATCCGCACTCACAACCCCCAGGCACCCGTGCTGCTGGTGGGTACGCAGGCGGACCTGAGGGACGATGTCAATGTACTGATTCAGTTGGACCAGGGGGGCCGGGAGGGCCCCGTGCCCCAACCCCAGGCTCAGGGTCTAGCGGAGAAAATCCGAGCCTCCTGCTACCTTGAGTGCTCCGCTTTGACGCAGAAGAACTTGAAAGAGGTGTTTGACTCGGCTATTCTCAGCGCCATTGAACATAAAGCCCGGTTGGAGAAGAAACTGAATGCCAAAGGTGTGCGTACTCTCTCCCGCTGCCGCTGGAAGaagttcttttgctttgtttga